A single window of Anomaloglossus baeobatrachus isolate aAnoBae1 chromosome 9, aAnoBae1.hap1, whole genome shotgun sequence DNA harbors:
- the LOC142250313 gene encoding gastrula zinc finger protein XlCGF66.1-like: MSLRSPGRPILARFLTPCTMAEQILDLTLEIIYLLTGEDYMMVKKSAKCLTTGSKPQVPRRRSKGHSVIMLPPSPTIPGDHEQKVLEIIHKILRVLTREVPVRCQDVTVYLSMEEWEYMEGHKDQYKDVLMEEHRPRTPPGRDDCPQESSLVDHKKNASGCPRPLYSREDPTENPKVLQVEQIDDLIIVKVEETEGDEEYYRGDVLRSEEETLTIVSTAVPAKPQWSTLPSHFDLGRNIHGEHFITPTLPSVTNRRNSSSHPTHLRRSPAQSQSTKQFTCTECGKLFISQSKLVRHQYTHTGEKPFTCPECEKSFKDKRHLFDHLKIHTEEKPHACPGCDKCFSYKSNLVIHQRIHTKEKPFSCTECGKCFVSNSKLIRHRRSHTGERPFSCTECEKSFSYKSNLVIHQRTHTGEKPYSCPECRKCFVSNSKLVRHQRIHVGDKPFSCPDCEKCFARKIGLVRHQKSNHTGEKPLSCPERG, translated from the exons AT gAGTCTCCGCTCTCCCGGCCGCCCCATTCTTGCACGTTTTCTGACGCCCTGCACAATGGCTGAGCAGATCTTAGACCTGACCCTGGAGATCATCTACCTGCTGACCGGGGAG GATTATATGATGGTGAAGAAATCTGCAAAGTGTCTGACAACCGGCTCCAAACCCCAAGTACCAAGAAGACGGAGCAAGGGCCACAGCGTCATCATGCTGCCTCCATCACCGACCATTCCTGGAGATCACGAGCAGAAGGTCCTGGAGATCATCCATAAGATCCTGCGAGTGCTGACCCGAGAG GTCCctgtaaggtgtcaggacgtcaccgtctatctctccatggaggagtgggagtatatgGAGGGACACAAGGACCAGTACAAGGACGTCCTGATGGAGGAGCACCGGCCCCGCACACCACCGGGGAGAGACGACTGTCCACAAGAAAGCAGCCTTGTGGATCACAAAAAAA ATGCATCAGGTTGTCCCCGTCCGCTCTATTCTCGGGAAGATCCAACGGAAAATCCTAAGGTCCTACAAGTTGAGCAG ATTGACGACCTGATTATTGTCAAAGTGGAAGAGACGGAGGGAGACGAGGAGTATTACCGAGGTGACGTCCTGAGGAGCGAAGAGGAGACTCTGACTATTGTCAGCACAG CTGTCCCTGCAAAACCCCAGTGGAGCACCCTCCCTTCTCATTTTGATCTTGGACGTAATATTCATGGAGAACACTTTATTACCCCGACTTTACCATCAGTCACTAACAGAAGAAACTCATCATCTCATCCCACCCATCTCCGGAGGTCTCCTGCTCAATCACAAAGTACTAAACAATTtacatgtacagaatgtgggaaactGTTTATATCTCAGTCGAAACTTGTCAGACACCAGtatactcacacgggggagaagccgttCACCTGTCCCGAATGTGAGAAAAGCTTCAAAGATAAAAGACATCTTTTTGATCACCTGAAAATTCACACAGAAGAGAAGCCACATGCGTGTCCGGGATGTGACAAATGCTTTTCCTACAAATCGAACCTTGTCATCCATCAGAGAATCCACACCAAGGAGAAGCCGTTTTCCtgcacagaatgtgggaaatgttttgtatccAATTCCAAACTTATCAGGCACCGGAGAAGTCACACGGGGGAGAGGCCGTTTTCATGTACGGAATGTGAAAAAAGTTTTTCTTACAAATCAAATCTGGTCATACACCAGAGAacgcacacaggggagaagccgtactcctgtccagaatgtaggaaatgttttgtATCAAATTCCAAACTTGTCAGACACCAGAGAATTCATGTTGGGGATAAACCGTTTTCATGTCCAGATTGTGAAAAATGTTTTGCCCGAAAAATAGGTCTAGTTAGACATCAGAAAAGTAATCACACGGGAGAGAAGCCATTATCATGTCCAGAAAGGGGGTGA
- the LOC142250312 gene encoding FK506-binding protein-like, whose product MVEAMESPPASPICRSWQCPDGSFTKTILQPGSGVDKPKEGARCTIFLEAPGDPTTTDAGYPAGSWVQIELGEGDTGRDRLVDQCLETMVPGEVCRVDRALGSQFVLRFESFEGGKETWELDVSEKIKRAMRDRAAGGKAYRDGNLEGAERRYARALRLLVCTPREAEEEKIALLSNMAACDLKRGRLREAEVRCTRVLDKSPEHLKALYRRGTARAGMSDWTGARADLEKVLKLDPGNKEARREVSKVREKQKSAQAQISKALGRMFL is encoded by the coding sequence ATGGTGGAGGCAATGGAGAGTCCTCCAGCGTCACCGATCTGTAGGTCCTGGCAGTGCCCCGACGGCAGCTTCACCAAGACCATTCTACAGCCGGGCTCGGGGGTGGACAAACCCAAAGAAGGTGCCCGCTGCACCATATTCCTGGAGGCTCCCGGAGACCCCACTACCACAGACGCCGGCTATCCTGCAGGCAGCTGGGTGCAGATAGAATTGGGGGAAGGCGATACCGGCCGGGACCGTCTCGTTGACCAATGTCTTGAAACCATGGTTCCCGGAGAGGTCTGCAGGGTGGACCGGGCTCTGGGATCTCAGTTTGTCTTGAGGTTCGAAAGCTTTGAAGGTGGAAAGGAGACGTGGGAATTGGATGTGAGCGAGAAGATTAAGAGGGCGATGAGGGATCGGGCGGCGGGGGGGAAGGCGTACCGAGACGGGAACCTGGAGGGGGCAGAGCGACGATATGCCCGAGCGCTCAGACTTCTGGTGTGTACAccgagagaggcagaagaggagaaaatagctctgctCTCCAACATGGCGGCCTGTGACCTCAAGAGGGGAAGATTACGCGAGGCCGAGGTGAGGTGCACCCGAGTCCTGGACAAGAGCCCCGAGCACCTGAAAGCTTTGTACAGGAGGGGCACGGCCAGAGCCGGCATGTCAGACTGGACGGGGGCGAGGGCGGATCTAGAGAAAGTGCTGAAGCTGGATCCAGGGAACAAGGAGGCCCGAAGAGAAGTCAGCAAAGTCCGGGAAAAGCAGAAGAGCGCGCAGGCGCAGATCAGTAAGGCGCTAGGGAGAATGTTCCTATAA